In one Methylobacterium sp. SyP6R genomic region, the following are encoded:
- a CDS encoding DeoR/GlpR family DNA-binding transcription regulator, which translates to MRVVIDQVSQRQQDILALARLHGRVSVEDLAARFEVTPQTIRKDLNELCDSRLLSRIHGGAVVASGVENVSYEARRLVAHGEKRAIGEAAARLIPNNASLFINIGTTTEEVARALGDHEDLLVITNNLNVATLLYRHPKMSLIVAGGPVRRADGAVIGSAAVDFINQFKVDYAVIGVSAIDEDGTLLDFDYREVRVARAIIENARRVILVADKLKLERSAPIRVGHLRELDSFVTDALPSAALREMCAAHRVELVEAGLSAHETSDAAE; encoded by the coding sequence ATGCGCGTCGTGATCGACCAGGTTTCCCAGCGCCAGCAGGACATCCTCGCCCTCGCCCGCCTGCACGGGCGGGTCAGCGTCGAGGATCTGGCGGCGCGGTTCGAGGTGACGCCGCAGACGATCCGCAAGGACCTGAACGAATTGTGCGACAGCCGGCTGCTGTCGCGCATCCATGGCGGCGCCGTGGTGGCCTCGGGCGTCGAGAACGTCTCCTACGAGGCCCGCCGCCTCGTCGCCCATGGCGAGAAGCGGGCGATCGGCGAGGCGGCGGCCCGGCTCATCCCCAACAACGCCTCCCTGTTCATCAACATCGGCACCACCACCGAGGAGGTGGCGCGCGCGCTCGGCGACCATGAGGACCTGCTGGTCATCACCAACAACCTCAACGTCGCGACCCTGCTCTACCGCCACCCGAAGATGAGCCTGATCGTCGCCGGCGGGCCGGTGCGGCGGGCCGACGGGGCGGTGATCGGCTCGGCGGCGGTCGATTTCATCAACCAGTTCAAGGTCGATTACGCGGTGATCGGCGTCTCGGCGATCGACGAGGACGGCACGCTCCTCGATTTCGACTATCGCGAGGTCAGGGTCGCCCGCGCCATCATCGAGAATGCCCGCCGGGTGATCCTGGTCGCCGACAAGCTGAAGCTGGAGCGCTCGGCGCCGATCCGGGTCGGCCACCTGCGCGAGCTCGACTCCTTCGTCACCGACGCGCTGCCCTCCGCGGCCCTGAGGGAGATGTGCGCCGCGCACCGCGTCGAACTGGTCGAGGCGGGTTTGAGCGCGCACGAGACCTCCGACGCCGCGGAATAG
- a CDS encoding RHE_PE00001 family protein, which translates to MVYDFDTIHRPATWRRLTGSLETASDALVRVDERLARAEPVLADGARARAHLLDAQAALHLDGELVALEDLVLHEAAMDVRRPTLALGRAVAVLAERRRLAAAAPGRAFPGAGWALTAGTVPEDEDDEPDPDAMAEADFAAIDQLLARTRRTLADHAAGAPARRSAPDDPGTAWQNILDEARDLPAVLAAAIALDAWLVLDPAPRAGHRGPLAAAALLRARGKAGAHLPALALGLRESRVRWSRALPLTDRLVGLLGAVEASARLLGRDLDRLALAREVMLRACTGKRRTSRLPHLVDLFVGTPLVTVASAARALSVTPQAVEAMLAELGSARPRELTERRRYRAWGIV; encoded by the coding sequence ATGGTTTACGATTTCGACACCATACACCGTCCTGCCACGTGGCGGCGCCTGACCGGGTCCCTGGAGACGGCCTCCGACGCTCTGGTGCGGGTCGACGAGCGCCTCGCCCGGGCCGAACCGGTGCTCGCCGACGGCGCCCGGGCGCGGGCGCACCTGCTCGACGCCCAGGCCGCCCTGCATCTCGACGGCGAGCTCGTCGCACTCGAGGATCTGGTGCTGCACGAGGCGGCGATGGACGTGCGCCGGCCGACGCTCGCCCTCGGGCGCGCCGTCGCGGTACTGGCCGAGCGCCGCCGCCTCGCCGCTGCGGCTCCGGGCCGGGCTTTCCCGGGCGCCGGCTGGGCGCTGACGGCTGGAACCGTGCCGGAGGACGAGGACGACGAGCCCGACCCGGACGCGATGGCGGAGGCGGACTTCGCCGCCATCGACCAGTTGCTCGCCCGTACCCGCCGCACCCTGGCGGATCACGCGGCGGGCGCACCGGCCCGGCGCTCCGCACCCGACGATCCCGGGACCGCCTGGCAAAACATCCTCGACGAGGCCCGCGACCTCCCGGCCGTGCTGGCGGCGGCGATCGCCCTCGATGCCTGGCTGGTGCTCGATCCCGCTCCGCGCGCGGGCCATCGCGGACCCCTCGCCGCGGCCGCCCTGCTGCGGGCCCGGGGCAAGGCCGGTGCCCACCTGCCGGCCCTGGCGCTGGGCCTGCGCGAGAGCCGGGTGCGCTGGTCGCGGGCGCTGCCGCTCACCGATCGCCTCGTCGGCCTCCTCGGCGCGGTCGAGGCCTCCGCCCGCCTCCTCGGGCGCGACCTCGACCGCCTGGCGCTCGCCCGCGAGGTGATGCTGCGCGCCTGCACCGGCAAGCGCCGGACCTCGCGCCTGCCGCACCTCGTCGACCTGTTCGTCGGCACACCCCTCGTCACGGTGGCGAGCGCCGCCCGGGCGCTGTCGGTCACGCCGCAGGCGGTGGAGGCGATGCTGGCGGAGCTGGGATCGGCGCGGCCGCGGGAATTGACGGAGCGGCGGCGGTATCGGGCGTGGGGGATCGTTTGA
- a CDS encoding TVP38/TMEM64 family protein, with product MTRRTLASAGILAGLATLAFLPLGLGLVAPGTPGDMVAWLSALCERQGAAGPMVLVAAQALIAASGVLPASLLGIAAGTLLGLGAGFAAAAAGTMAGALLSFWIGRGLLRGRRPGFLTGGRWVAALDRSVAAEGWRLVCLMRLSPVMPFAPTSYALSLSSVRLADYLLGTLAALPALLVYVMLGALGRTALAGEAEWLRGGILVLGLGATVLLVRKLKRLAGRLAGEQP from the coding sequence GTGACGCGCCGCACCCTGGCCTCCGCGGGCATTCTGGCCGGCCTCGCCACCCTGGCGTTCCTGCCCCTCGGGCTCGGCCTGGTGGCGCCCGGCACGCCGGGGGACATGGTGGCCTGGCTCTCGGCCCTGTGCGAGCGCCAGGGCGCCGCCGGGCCGATGGTGCTGGTCGCGGCCCAGGCCCTGATCGCGGCGAGCGGCGTGCTGCCGGCCTCGCTGCTCGGCATCGCCGCCGGCACGCTGCTCGGCCTCGGTGCGGGCTTCGCCGCGGCGGCGGCCGGCACGATGGCGGGAGCGCTGCTGAGCTTCTGGATCGGCCGGGGGCTGCTGCGCGGGCGCCGGCCCGGCTTCCTCACCGGCGGGCGCTGGGTCGCCGCCCTCGACCGCTCGGTGGCGGCGGAGGGCTGGCGCCTCGTCTGCCTGATGCGGCTCTCCCCGGTGATGCCGTTCGCGCCGACGAGCTACGCGCTCAGCCTGAGCAGCGTGCGGCTCGCCGATTACCTGCTCGGCACCCTGGCGGCGCTGCCGGCGCTCCTCGTCTACGTGATGCTGGGCGCGCTCGGGCGTACCGCGCTCGCCGGCGAGGCGGAGTGGCTGCGCGGCGGCATCCTCGTCCTCGGGTTGGGCGCCACCGTGCTGCTGGTGCGCAAGCTCAAGCGCCTCGCCGGGCGCCTCGCGGGCGAGCAGCCGTGA
- a CDS encoding type II toxin-antitoxin system ParD family antitoxin gives MTRTLTITLDDDLVAFIDRRIASGRSASAGEVIEAGLRLLEAHDTARDGLRAAGSGQRAALIEGEASRGFEDFDADRFLASMRRPALS, from the coding sequence ATGACACGGACCCTGACGATCACGCTCGACGACGATCTCGTCGCGTTCATCGACCGTCGGATCGCCAGCGGCCGCTCTGCCTCGGCCGGGGAGGTCATCGAGGCGGGTTTGCGCTTGCTCGAAGCGCACGACACCGCGCGCGACGGGCTGCGGGCAGCGGGCAGCGGGCAGCGGGCAGCGTTGATCGAGGGCGAGGCCAGCCGTGGGTTCGAAGATTTCGATGCCGACAGGTTTCTGGCATCGATGCGACGACCCGCTTTGTCATAG
- a CDS encoding glycosyltransferase family 2 protein, protein MIHPDAAPVAGVLQPFAETILPSAPSPVAIGITVFRPDAAQVAALRARIEAESRLTIVFDNGGLPADDAAYLAGCGARVLSAGENIGIGGALDAIARAAIEAGATQVLLLDQDAVFTPGQVSELEAALARLRSLSLPPAVVGPRPEAAPGRKAPAYPRRPEFPDYGSLVPVEFLATSGSLVDLAAYARIGPFRDDFFIDGVDLEWCFRAWSLGYGCWMETGTALPHRVGAGVIRSRLLGIEMPRQPLFRMGAYLRNSVYAWRLPHVPRRWKTRQAAYLPLQALLYWADSGYRPGVLAHLCGAALDGLRGRLGRPPGLPQALPKDPS, encoded by the coding sequence ATGATCCATCCCGACGCCGCGCCGGTTGCGGGCGTGCTCCAGCCCTTCGCCGAGACGATCCTGCCTTCCGCCCCCTCGCCCGTCGCCATCGGCATCACCGTGTTCCGCCCGGATGCGGCGCAGGTCGCGGCCCTGCGCGCCCGTATCGAGGCGGAATCGCGCCTGACCATCGTGTTCGACAATGGCGGCCTGCCCGCGGACGACGCGGCCTATCTCGCCGGGTGCGGCGCCCGGGTGCTGTCGGCGGGGGAGAATATCGGAATCGGCGGCGCCCTCGACGCCATCGCCCGGGCGGCGATCGAGGCCGGCGCGACCCAGGTGCTCCTCCTCGACCAGGATGCGGTCTTCACGCCCGGGCAGGTCTCGGAGCTGGAAGCCGCGCTGGCGCGGCTGCGGAGTTTGAGCCTGCCGCCGGCCGTGGTCGGCCCGCGTCCCGAAGCGGCACCCGGCCGCAAGGCGCCGGCTTATCCGCGTCGGCCGGAATTCCCGGATTACGGCTCCCTCGTGCCGGTCGAGTTCCTGGCGACCTCCGGCTCGCTCGTCGATCTCGCGGCCTATGCGCGGATCGGCCCGTTCCGGGACGACTTCTTCATCGACGGCGTCGACCTCGAATGGTGCTTCCGCGCCTGGAGCCTCGGCTATGGCTGCTGGATGGAGACGGGCACCGCCCTGCCCCACCGGGTCGGCGCCGGGGTGATCCGCTCCCGGCTTCTCGGCATCGAGATGCCGCGCCAGCCGCTGTTCCGGATGGGGGCCTACCTGCGCAACAGCGTCTATGCCTGGCGGCTGCCGCACGTGCCCCGGCGCTGGAAGACGCGGCAGGCCGCCTACCTGCCGCTCCAGGCCCTGCTCTACTGGGCCGATTCCGGCTACCGCCCCGGCGTGCTCGCCCATCTCTGCGGCGCGGCGCTCGACGGCCTGCGCGGCCGGCTCGGGCGGCCGCCGGGACTGCCGCAAGCATTGCCGAAAGACCCGTCATGA
- a CDS encoding glycosyltransferase family 2 protein: protein MLHGKKIAVVLPAYNAAATLRRTYAEIPLDIVDDVILVDDASRDDTVAVAGELGLTVVRHPRNCGYGGNQKTCYRTALARGADIVVMLHPDYQYAPRLVTAMASMIVSGEYDAVLASRILGKGALVGGMPLYKYVANRGLTFVQNILMGQKLSEYHSGYRAWSRPVLEALPLDRCSDDFVFDNQMLAQAMDAEFRIGEISCPTRYFAEASSINFRRSVVYGLGVLKTSLVYRLHRWGLRADPLFGPAAPKPVQARP, encoded by the coding sequence ATGCTTCACGGTAAGAAGATCGCCGTCGTCCTGCCGGCCTACAATGCCGCGGCGACCTTGCGGCGCACCTATGCCGAAATCCCCCTCGACATCGTCGACGACGTCATCCTGGTCGACGATGCCAGCCGCGACGACACCGTGGCGGTGGCCGGCGAGCTCGGCCTGACGGTCGTGCGCCATCCGCGGAATTGCGGCTACGGCGGCAACCAGAAGACCTGCTACCGCACGGCGCTCGCCCGCGGCGCCGACATCGTGGTGATGCTCCACCCCGATTACCAATATGCCCCGCGCCTCGTCACCGCGATGGCCTCGATGATCGTCTCGGGCGAGTACGACGCGGTGCTGGCCTCGCGCATCCTCGGCAAGGGGGCGCTCGTCGGCGGCATGCCGCTCTACAAGTACGTCGCCAATCGCGGCCTCACCTTCGTGCAGAACATCCTGATGGGGCAGAAGCTGTCGGAGTACCACAGCGGCTACCGCGCCTGGAGCCGCCCGGTGCTGGAGGCACTGCCCCTCGACCGCTGCTCGGACGATTTCGTCTTCGACAACCAGATGCTGGCCCAGGCGATGGACGCCGAATTCCGCATCGGCGAAATCTCCTGCCCGACGCGCTACTTCGCCGAGGCCTCCTCGATCAACTTCCGCCGCAGCGTCGTCTACGGCCTCGGCGTGCTGAAGACCTCGCTCGTCTACCGGCTGCACCGCTGGGGCCTCAGGGCCGATCCGCTCTTCGGGCCCGCTGCCCCCAAGCCCGTGCAGGCGCGGCCGTGA
- a CDS encoding glycosyltransferase family 2 protein, producing MTETAPDAALDVVIVNWNGGALLRACLASLAAAESHLGNTLSLRVVVVDNASRDGSLEDLPSLRHGPAVIANPDNQGFGRACNAGAARGQAPAILFLNPDARVTGESLAGAHAALMAEPGTGIVGAQLLDEAGRVQRSCARRPSAVSLVGQALLLDRARLVPSHFMTEWDHGEDRAVDQVMGAFLMIRRSLFTALGGFDERFFVYYEDVDLCARAWDAGLAVRHLAGITVRHEGQGTTRAAKAHRLACFLESQIRYAAKHHGRATALALVATAFGAQVPLRLVQALARRSREEAGEIVRGAGLLARALPGLMRAIGTR from the coding sequence ATGACCGAGACCGCTCCGGACGCCGCCCTCGACGTGGTGATCGTCAACTGGAACGGCGGCGCCCTGCTGCGAGCCTGCCTCGCCAGCCTGGCGGCGGCGGAAAGCCACCTCGGAAACACCCTCTCCTTGCGGGTCGTCGTCGTCGACAACGCCTCGCGCGACGGCTCGCTCGAGGACCTGCCGTCCTTGCGACACGGCCCGGCGGTGATCGCCAATCCCGACAACCAGGGCTTCGGCCGGGCCTGCAATGCCGGGGCGGCGCGGGGGCAGGCGCCCGCGATCCTGTTCCTCAACCCCGATGCGCGGGTCACGGGCGAGAGCCTCGCCGGGGCGCATGCGGCCCTGATGGCGGAGCCGGGCACCGGCATCGTCGGCGCGCAGCTCCTCGACGAGGCGGGCCGCGTGCAGCGTTCCTGCGCGAGGCGGCCGAGCGCCGTCTCGCTGGTCGGCCAGGCGCTCCTCCTCGACCGGGCGCGGCTGGTGCCCTCCCATTTCATGACCGAGTGGGATCATGGCGAGGACCGGGCGGTGGATCAGGTGATGGGCGCCTTCCTAATGATCCGGCGCTCGCTCTTCACGGCGCTCGGCGGCTTCGACGAGCGGTTCTTCGTCTATTACGAGGATGTCGATCTCTGCGCCCGGGCCTGGGATGCGGGCCTTGCCGTACGCCACCTCGCCGGCATCACCGTGCGGCACGAGGGCCAGGGCACTACCCGGGCGGCCAAGGCCCATCGGCTGGCCTGCTTCCTCGAGAGCCAGATCCGCTACGCCGCCAAGCACCACGGCCGGGCGACGGCGCTGGCGCTCGTGGCGACGGCCTTCGGCGCGCAGGTGCCGCTGCGCCTCGTCCAGGCGCTGGCGCGGCGCTCGCGGGAAGAGGCCGGCGAGATCGTGCGCGGGGCGGGCCTGCTCGCCCGGGCGCTGCCCGGCCTGATGCGGGCGATCGGCACCCGATGA
- a CDS encoding IS110 family transposase: MSHSATIPTVAGIDVGKHFLDLGFFPAAKPVRQDNTETGIAKLISTLKQRGIRTVALEAIGPYAYPLIAALRKAELDVALADPRQVKAFRSAEGLIAKTDRLDAALIARFAQRMSEHLRPAPTPDQITLKALSTRRRQLTELIAMEKTRLAQALDPAIADSHRAVIKALTAACTEVEAALEARIAAEPGLARKRAILTSIPGIGSRIASVVITDMPELGTLDRKAAASLAGMAPHPTQSGAHPGRHAIAGGRPCLRTAFYMAGMVAARSCPAFREPYRAMRTAGKPAKVAIVASGRRLVVLANALVRDDTTFEASKLQQGEAGRGEENAASPAGSDP; this comes from the coding sequence ATGTCACACAGCGCCACCATCCCCACCGTGGCCGGCATCGATGTCGGCAAGCACTTCCTCGATCTCGGCTTCTTCCCGGCGGCCAAGCCGGTGCGTCAGGACAATACGGAGACCGGCATCGCCAAGCTGATCTCGACGCTCAAGCAGCGCGGGATCCGCACGGTCGCCCTGGAGGCGATCGGCCCCTACGCCTATCCCCTCATCGCCGCCCTGCGTAAAGCTGAGCTCGATGTCGCCCTGGCCGACCCGCGCCAGGTCAAGGCGTTCCGCTCCGCCGAAGGGCTGATCGCCAAGACAGACCGGCTGGACGCCGCCCTCATCGCCCGCTTTGCTCAGCGCATGAGCGAGCACCTGCGCCCCGCCCCGACCCCCGACCAGATCACCCTCAAGGCTCTCTCGACCCGGCGCCGCCAGCTCACCGAGCTGATCGCCATGGAGAAGACCCGCCTGGCCCAGGCCCTCGACCCGGCCATCGCCGACAGCCACAGGGCGGTGATCAAGGCCCTGACGGCTGCCTGCACCGAGGTCGAGGCCGCTCTCGAGGCACGCATCGCCGCCGAGCCTGGCCTGGCGCGCAAGCGCGCGATCCTGACCTCGATCCCCGGGATCGGTTCGCGCATCGCCAGCGTGGTGATCACCGACATGCCCGAACTCGGCACGCTCGACCGCAAGGCGGCGGCCAGTCTGGCCGGGATGGCGCCTCATCCGACCCAGAGCGGGGCTCACCCGGGCCGCCACGCGATTGCCGGTGGGCGTCCCTGCCTGCGCACGGCCTTCTACATGGCCGGGATGGTGGCGGCGCGCAGCTGTCCGGCCTTCCGCGAGCCGTACCGGGCGATGCGAACGGCGGGTAAGCCGGCCAAGGTGGCGATCGTGGCGTCGGGCCGACGCCTGGTGGTGCTGGCCAACGCCCTGGTGCGCGACGACACGACGTTCGAGGCGAGCAAGTTGCAGCAGGGAGAGGCCGGTCGGGGGGAGGAGAACGCCGCGTCCCCTGCGGGATCCGATCCGTGA
- a CDS encoding DUF2142 domain-containing protein, whose product MTGPIDWTGPRVWCAAFALLGLPLCLLLAVLVPLGEVADESAHLLRAVALLDGQVVGHRETVTYSDGVSRPAVGVTVDPAWEVLSRSRALAPDKIPEPEPMPAPGRPAFLPLYTIGTYFPVFYVPAALGIGLGQALGLTPAKAALLGRLANGAAYGALGLAALALARRGRPLLFGVLVLPMSLSLAASPNQDALMIAACALAAALLTGEESWRRGVAALLIALVVLAKPPYAAIAAMLLVPLPPRFWVNPVFWRRVGIAVLAVLPGIAWTLLVTTRIATPVPRLAYEAGPLWPGPRPAPFLGTDTGAQARILLDHPGLLLTLPAQCLFAVKRALTLAAGAIGLFGWADKPLPAVVYAAWGAGLAGLAVLCGRSIRLRGIDLALLVTAALVTAWLVAISQYLSWTNVGEVRIDGPQGRYFLPLIPMLVLAAAPRPAGVSGLRWAFVIATAVAALDLVAVPLATARMF is encoded by the coding sequence GTGACGGGTCCCATCGACTGGACGGGGCCACGGGTCTGGTGCGCGGCCTTCGCCCTCCTCGGCCTGCCGCTCTGCCTGCTGCTCGCCGTCCTCGTGCCCCTCGGCGAGGTGGCGGACGAATCGGCCCACCTGCTGCGGGCGGTGGCCCTCCTCGACGGCCAGGTCGTCGGCCACCGGGAGACCGTGACCTATTCCGACGGCGTCAGTCGCCCGGCCGTCGGCGTCACCGTCGATCCGGCCTGGGAGGTCCTGAGCCGCAGCCGGGCGCTCGCGCCCGACAAGATTCCGGAGCCCGAGCCGATGCCGGCGCCCGGCCGCCCGGCCTTCCTGCCGCTCTACACCATCGGCACCTACTTCCCGGTCTTCTACGTCCCGGCCGCCCTCGGGATCGGCCTCGGGCAGGCGCTCGGGCTCACGCCGGCCAAGGCGGCCCTCCTCGGGCGGCTCGCCAATGGGGCGGCCTACGGTGCCCTCGGGCTCGCGGCTCTGGCGCTGGCCCGGCGCGGCCGTCCCCTCCTCTTCGGGGTCCTGGTCCTGCCGATGAGCCTGTCGCTCGCCGCGTCCCCCAACCAGGACGCCCTGATGATCGCCGCCTGCGCGCTCGCCGCCGCGCTGCTGACCGGGGAGGAATCGTGGCGCCGAGGCGTGGCCGCCCTCCTGATCGCCCTGGTGGTGCTGGCCAAGCCGCCCTATGCGGCGATCGCCGCGATGCTGCTGGTGCCGCTGCCGCCGCGTTTCTGGGTGAATCCGGTCTTCTGGCGCCGGGTCGGAATCGCCGTGCTGGCGGTGCTGCCGGGCATCGCCTGGACCCTCCTCGTCACGACCCGCATCGCGACGCCGGTGCCGCGTCTGGCTTACGAGGCCGGCCCGCTCTGGCCCGGCCCGCGCCCGGCGCCTTTCCTCGGCACCGACACGGGGGCGCAGGCCCGGATCCTGCTCGATCATCCCGGCCTGCTCCTCACCCTGCCGGCACAGTGCCTGTTCGCGGTCAAGCGCGCCCTGACGCTCGCCGCCGGCGCGATCGGCCTCTTCGGCTGGGCCGACAAGCCGTTGCCGGCCGTCGTGTACGCGGCCTGGGGCGCCGGTCTCGCCGGGCTCGCGGTCCTGTGCGGGCGAAGCATCCGGCTGCGCGGGATCGACCTGGCGCTGCTCGTGACCGCGGCCCTCGTCACCGCCTGGCTCGTCGCCATCTCGCAGTACCTGTCCTGGACGAATGTCGGCGAGGTGCGGATCGACGGGCCGCAGGGGCGCTATTTCCTGCCGCTGATCCCGATGCTCGTCCTCGCCGCCGCACCGCGTCCCGCCGGGGTCTCCGGGTTGCGCTGGGCCTTCGTCATCGCTACCGCGGTGGCGGCCCTCGACCTCGTCGCGGTGCCGCTCGCGACCGCGCGGATGTTCTGA
- the glpD gene encoding glycerol-3-phosphate dehydrogenase: protein MAPRQQPGDERGVFDLAVIGGGINGCGIARDAVGRGASVALFEQNDLASGTSSTSTKLIHGGLRYLEHYEFRLVREALMEREVLWGMAPHIVWPLRFVLPHHSGLRPGWLLRLGLLLYDNLGGRKRLPGTRTLDLTRDPAGEPLKPGFRRAFEYSDCWVEDSRLVVLNARDAAERGAMIRTRTRVVTAARAGGLWELTVEDRQTGARDTVRARTLVNAAGPWVANVLTGVARANSTEGVRLVQGSHIVVRRLFQHDRAYIFQNADQRIIFAIPYERDFTLIGTTDRDYTGDPADVKASEEEIAYLCAAASEYFREPVTRDEVVWTYSGVRPLYDDGASKAQEATRDYVLTLDAPEGQPAMLSVFGGKITTYRRLAESALDRLKDHLPAAAKAPWTAGAVLPGGNFPKESYDDVVAGLARQHPGIPETLIARLVRAYGTDAREILSGARSLADLGRLFGADLTEREVCHLMRREWAVSAEDVLWRRSKLGLRVTPAEAAALDDYMRRAAATSDAA, encoded by the coding sequence TTGGCCCCCAGGCAGCAGCCCGGCGACGAGCGCGGGGTGTTCGACCTCGCGGTGATCGGCGGCGGCATCAATGGCTGCGGCATCGCCCGCGACGCGGTCGGCCGCGGCGCCTCGGTGGCGCTGTTCGAGCAGAACGACCTGGCGAGCGGCACCTCCTCGACCTCGACCAAGCTGATCCATGGCGGCCTGCGCTACCTCGAACACTACGAGTTCCGCCTGGTCCGCGAGGCCCTGATGGAGCGCGAGGTGCTGTGGGGCATGGCGCCCCACATCGTCTGGCCCCTGCGCTTCGTGCTGCCGCACCATTCGGGCTTGCGGCCCGGCTGGCTCCTGCGCCTCGGCCTCCTGCTCTACGACAACCTCGGCGGCCGCAAGCGCCTGCCCGGCACCCGCACCCTCGACCTCACCCGGGATCCCGCCGGCGAGCCGCTGAAACCCGGCTTTCGCCGCGCGTTCGAATATTCGGATTGCTGGGTCGAGGATTCGCGCCTCGTGGTGCTGAACGCCCGCGACGCCGCCGAGCGCGGCGCGATGATCCGCACCCGCACCCGGGTCGTCACCGCCGCCCGCGCCGGGGGGCTGTGGGAACTGACGGTCGAGGACCGCCAGACCGGCGCCCGCGATACCGTGCGGGCCCGCACCCTCGTCAATGCCGCCGGTCCGTGGGTGGCGAACGTGCTCACCGGCGTGGCGAGGGCCAACTCCACCGAGGGCGTGCGTCTCGTCCAGGGCAGCCACATCGTGGTGCGCCGCCTGTTCCAGCACGACCGCGCCTACATCTTCCAGAATGCCGACCAGCGCATCATCTTCGCGATCCCCTACGAGCGCGACTTCACGCTGATCGGCACCACCGACCGCGACTACACGGGCGACCCCGCCGACGTGAAGGCGAGCGAGGAGGAGATCGCCTATCTCTGCGCCGCGGCGAGCGAATATTTTCGCGAGCCGGTCACCCGCGACGAGGTGGTGTGGACCTATTCCGGCGTGCGCCCGCTCTACGACGACGGCGCCTCGAAGGCCCAGGAAGCCACCCGCGACTACGTGCTGACCCTCGACGCGCCGGAGGGCCAGCCGGCGATGCTCTCGGTCTTCGGCGGCAAGATCACCACCTATCGGCGGCTGGCCGAATCGGCCCTCGACCGGCTGAAGGACCACCTGCCGGCGGCCGCCAAGGCGCCGTGGACCGCTGGCGCGGTCTTGCCAGGTGGCAACTTCCCGAAGGAGAGCTACGACGACGTGGTGGCCGGGCTCGCGCGCCAGCATCCGGGAATCCCCGAGACGCTGATCGCCCGGCTGGTGCGGGCCTACGGCACCGATGCCCGCGAGATCCTGAGCGGGGCGCGGTCCTTGGCCGATCTCGGCCGGCTCTTCGGTGCCGACCTCACCGAGCGTGAGGTGTGCCACCTGATGCGCCGCGAATGGGCGGTGAGCGCCGAGGACGTGCTCTGGCGCCGCTCGAAGCTCGGCCTTAGGGTCACCCCCGCCGAGGCCGCCGCCCTCGACGACTACATGCGCCGCGCCGCTGCCACGTCCGACGCGGCCTAA